A region of the Arsenicicoccus dermatophilus genome:
TCTCCCGGTCTCACCGGGAGAGGGCCGCTGCGGCATACGGGGAAAGAGTCTGGACAGGGGTGGTGCCGGGGCATCCCCTGCCCCGGCACCGTGTTCCCCCGTGTGAGGCAGCGCCGCCATCAAGCGCTGTCCTCGCATCGCTGCTGACGGCAAACGTGTTGCTCAGGCACGTTGCGTGACGTTTCGCAGCGATGACTCAAGTATGTCCCACTCGCGGGCTTTCGGATGTCACGAACCGGCCATTGACACTAACCTGTCACGCATGCGACGACCTTGGCTCCACGGTCGGGCATCATGACGGCCTACCTGCGGTCGCTCGGCATCTCTTCCGGTGCGGAGCGGCTCTACCGACAGATCCTTCGGGGCGCCCCCGTCGGGATCCCGGAGCTTGCCGACCAGCTCGGGTGGGAGCTCGCCCCGCTGCGGCGCGCCGTGGTGCCGCTGCTCGACCTGGGTCTCGTCACCGAGACCGACGACGGGGTGCTCCTCACGGACGACCCCCGCGCCACCATCGGCCGGCTGCTCGAGGGGGAGTTCGGCGAGGTGCGCCGCCGCCAGGGTGACCTGGAGCGGACCCGCAACGCCCTCGCCCACTTCGCCGCCGACCACGACGCCTCCCGGAGCGGTGCCCGCCGCCCCACCTGGGAGGTGGTGCCCGCCGACCTGATGAACGGGGTGGTCCTGGAGTCGATCCGCTCCTCGACCGGCGCCATCCGCTCGTCGGCGATCACCGCCGACTGGAGCCCGGACGGCATCGATCAGGTGCTGGAGCAGTCGCGGGCCACGACCGCCTCGGGTCGGGAGATGCGCTCGCTCTATCCCATGACGGCGCTGTCCTCCCCGTCCGCGCGGATCTGGATGTCGCGGTTCGCCGCGGTGGGGGAGAAGCAGCGGCTGGTGCGGGACCCGCTGTCGGAGTTCGTGGTCTTCGGCCACGACCTGGTCATCGCCACCACGGAGTGGGCCAGCGTCCAGGCGGACTACGTCAAGGTGCGGGACCCGATGCTCGTGCAGACCTTCCTGAACCTGTTCGAGCTGGCCTGGGCGGCGGGGATGACGCCGCCCGACGAGTCCGCGGACGACGCCGACGATCGGCGGCTGCTCACGCTGCTGGCTGCGGGGCACAAGGACGAGGCCATCGCCCGGCACCTGGGGGTCTCGCTGCGGACGGTGCGGCGCCGCGTCGCCACGCTCATGGACGAGCTGGGCGTCTCCACCCGCTTCCAGCTGGGGATGGCGGTCGCGCGCCAGCCCCGACAGCGCTGACCCGGTAAGATCCGGGGGCACGGGCGACTGTCACGTGCACGCAGGCACGCGGGACGTGCTCAGCTCACCGGAAGGCAACACCTCTATGCCAGGCATCGTGCTCGTCGGGGCCCAGTGGGGCGACGAGGGCAAGGGCAAGGCCACCGACCTGCTCGGCCCCGAGATCGACTACGTGGTCAAGTTCAACGGCGGCAACAACGCAGGTCACACCGTCGTCATCGACGGGGAGAAGTACGCCCTGCACCTGCTTCCGTCCGGGATCCTGACCCCCGGGGTCACCCCGGTGATCGGCAACGGCGTGGTCGTGGACCTGGGCGTGCTGATGGAGGAGCTCGACGGGCTCGAGGCCCGCGGGATCGACACCTCCCGGCTGCGGGTCTCCGCCAACGCGCACGTGATCGCGTCCTACAACACGACGATGGACAAGGTCGGCGAGCGCTTCCTGGGCAAGCGCAAGATCGGGACCACCGGCCGCGGCATCGGCCCGACGTATGCCGACAAGATGAACCGCATCGGCATACGCGTGCAGGACCTCTTCGACGAGTCCATCCTGCGGCAGAAGGTCGAGGCCGCCCTGGTCTCCAAGAACCAGATGCTCACCAAGCTCTACAACCGCCGGGCCATCGAGCCCGAGGTCGTCGTGCAGGAGCTGCTGTCCTACGTCGAGCGGCTGCGCCCGATGGTCGCCGATACCTCCCTGGAGATCTCGCAGGCGCTCGACGCGGGCAAGGTCGTGCTGTGCGAGGCCGGCCAGGCCACCCTGCTCGACGTGGACCACGGCACCTACCCCTACGTCACCTCCTCCAACGCCACCTCCGGCGGGGCGTGCACCGGCGCGGGCATCCCGCCGACCCGCGTCGACCGGGTCATCGCCATCCTCAAGGCCTTCACGACCCGCGTCGGCGAGGGTCCCTTCCCGACCGAGCTGCACGACGAGGTCGGCGACCGGCTGCGCGAGATCGGGCACGAGTTCGGGACGACGACGGGTCGCCCGCGTCGCATCGGCTGGCTCGACGTCGTCGTCGGGCGCTACGCCACCCGCATCAACGGCGTCACCGACGTCGTGATCACCAAGCTCGACAACCTCGACACCTTCGCCGAGATCCCGGTGTGCGTGGCCTACGAGATCAACGGCGAGCGCGTGGACGAGATGCCGGTCTCCCAGAGCGACTTCCACCACGCGAAGCCGATCTACGAGACCCTCCCCGGCTGGCAGGAGGACATCACCGGCTGCCGCAGCTTCGAGGAGCTGCCCGAGAACGCCCGTCGCTACGTGGAGTTCGTGGAGCAGCAGGTCGGGGCGCGGGTCTCGGTCATCGGCGTGGGCCCGGGCCGCGACGAGGTCATCGTCCGGCACGACCTGCTCGGTCGCGACTGACCACCACGCCACCGCGCACGCCACCGCCCGCCCACCTGACCTCAGGTGGGCGGGCGGCTCGGCGTCGCGGTGGTGATCCGGTCAGCGGGGGTCGCGGATCCGCTCGTGGTGGTGGATGACCTCGTCGATCACAACCGCAGGAACTTCTCGCCGAACTCCGGGTCCAGCTGGGCGGACTCGGCAAGGGCGCGCAGGCGCGCGATCTGGCGCTCCTCGCGGGCGGGGTCGGCCGGGGGCAGCTCGGCGGTGGCCTTGTATTCGCCGACCTTCTGGGTGATCTTGAAGCGCTCGGCGAGCAGGTGGACCAGCGCGGCGTCGATGTTGTCGATGCTCTGGCGGTATGACGACAGCACCGGGTCCTCCGACGCCGTCAACGGGTTCGTGGGCTGGGTCATGCCCCCGAGTGTGGCCGGACCGATCGGTGGGGGACAGCCCCGTCTCACCTGGCGACGGCCGCCCTCACGCGGGACGGAGCACGGTCATCCGGTGGGCGGCGCGGGTCAGCGTGACGTAGAGCGTGCGGATCCCGCCGGCCGTCTCCCGCACGATCGCGTCCGGGTCGACGACGACCGTCGCGTCATACTCCAGTCCCTTGGTCGACAGCGGGTCGATGGCGACGACGCGGTCCCCGAGGGAGTCCAGCGCGGGCAGCAGGTCGGCGTGGGAGGGCGGGAGGATGACGGTGACCAGGCCCTCGACCTCGTCCAGCAGACGGCGGGCGGCGGTCGCCACCTCCTCGGTCAGGGCGGCCGCGGGCACCGTGCGGTCGACCGGATCGACGCCCGTCTCGCGCACCGCGACGGGGATGTCCGCGTCGGGCACGTGCTCGCGGATGACGCGGGCGGCGTACTCGAAGATCTCCGAGGCGTTGCGGTAGTTCGTGGTCATGTGGAAGCGCCGGGGCTCGACCTCGCGCCAGGCCTCGAGCCGGGCCTCGGCGGCCTCCTCGGGCACCGGCCAGGAGGCCTGGGCGGCGTCGCCCACCACCGTCCAGGAGGCGCGCCGTCCCCGGCGCCCCAGGGCCCGCCACTGCATGGGGGAGGCGTCCTGCGCCTCGTCGACCAGGATGTGCGCGTAGTCGTCGTGCTCACCGATGCGGCCGGCGAGCAGGCGCTCCCGGGCCGTCGACGGCGACACCTCGGCCCGCGGCTCGGGGGCCTGCAGCCGGTGGCCACCGACGATCACCTCGCTGACGCCGTACTGCTCGACGCCGTCGAGCTCCTCGATCTCGTAGAACCCGCGCTCCTCGGACGGCAGGTCGTCCACGATCCCGATCCGCGAGGAGACCTCGTCGACGAGGGCGACGTCGGCGATCGACCAGGTGCCGGTGGTGAGGGCGACCTCCAGGGAGCCGACCACCAGGGCCTGCTCCTGCGGTGACAGCAGGCCGCGGGCGTGCCGGGCGAGCACGTCCGGCTGGGCCAGCCACAGGACGACCTCGCGCGGGTCGAGCGGGCGCCACCAGCGCCGCAGGAAGGCCTCGACGTCCAGGTGGTCGTCGTACGCCTCGAAGAACTCGTCCCGGTCGGAGCCGGGTGCCTGCTGCAGGACCCGCTGCCACAGCGCCTGGCCGAGTGCCTCGACGGCGGCCTGCCAGGAGCCGTTGCGGCGGTGGCGACGCAGGACCGTGGCCCGCACCTGGTCCAGGGCCTTGGCGTCGAGCCGCAGCGGGTGACCGGCCACCATGACGCGCAGCTCGGTGGGGGCCTGTGGGTCCCGGCCGCGGCTGGCGCGGGCGAGGACGGTGCGCATCCGCAGCGAACCCTTGACCGCGGCGGCCCCCTGCTCGTCGACCCGGTCCGTGGAGATGCCGTCGACCAGGTCCCCGAGCGCCCGCAGCGACACCGAGTCCTCGCCGAGGGACGGCAGGACCCGCTCGATGTAGGCCGTGTAGGCGGCCGAGGGACCCACGACGAGCACGCCGCCGGACTCGAACCGTCGTCGGTCGGAGTACAGCAGGTAGGCCGCACGGTGCAGGGCCACCACGGTCTTGCCCGTGCCGGGCCCGCCGGTGATCTCGGTGACCCCGCGCGCCTCGGCGCGGATCGCCTCGTCCTGGTGCTGCTGGATGGTCGCGACGATGTCGCGCATCTGGGCCCCGCGCGAGCGGGTGAGCGCGGCCATCAGGGCGCCGTCCCCGACCACGACGATGTCGTCGGGGGCCACCGGCACCATCAGGTCGTCCTCGACGCCGAGCACCCGGTCGCCGCGGCAGCGCAGCACCCGGCGGCGCACGACGTCCATGGGGGCGGCGGGGGTGGCGCGATAGAAGGGCGCCGCCGCGGGGGCCCGCCAGTCGATGACCAGGGGCTCGTACTCCGCGTCGCGCACACCCAGACGGCCGACGTAGCGCACCTCGCGGCCCTGCCCGGGACCGGGCGGGTGCTCGATGTCCAGCCGGCCGAAGACGAGCCCCTCGTACTGGTTCTCCAGCGAGGCGCGACGTCGGGCCGCGTTGAACATCAAGGCATCTCGCTCGAACAGCGCCGACGCCTCCTCGTCCCGGACGTCGCCCACCCGATCGGTGCGCCCGCGGGACAGGCCCTCGGTCTCCAGGAGCCGGGCCCGCTGGGAGGCGCGGTCCAGCTCGGAGTAGACGCGGTCCACGTGCCCCTGCTCGACGGCGAGCTCGCCCCGGAGGGCCTCGTCGGCGGACGGTGCGGTGGGCTGGTGGAGGTCCGTCACGTGCGCTGTCACCTGCTGGCGGTCGAGGGTGGGTGGCCTGCGGGAGGGTGGGGCCCCGGGCAGGGAGCGACCCACTCTAGCCAAGCGGGTCGTCCCCGGCGCTGCGGCCCGACGGCCCGACGGCCCGACGACCGGGCACCGGCCCCGCCGGGGCGCTTAGGGTGGGCCCTGTGAAGGTACTCGTCGTCGGCACCGGTGCCCGTGAGCACGCCATCGTCCACGCCCTCGTCCAGGACCCCGGGGTGGAGTCCGTCACGGCGGCGCCCGGCAACCCCGGGATCGCCGAGATCGCCACCTGCGCGGATCTGCCCGGCGCCGTCACGGACGGGGCGGCCGTGGCCGACCTGGCCGAGCGGCTCGCCGTCGACCTGGTCGTGATCGGTCCCGAGGCGCCGCTCGTCGCGGGCGTCGCCGACGTGCTGCGGGAGCGGGGGATCGCGGTCTTCGGCCCGAGCGCCCGGGCGGCGCGGCTCGAGGGCTCCAAGGCCTTCGCCAAGGAGGTCATGGCGGCGGCGGGCGTCCCCACCGCGCAGGCCCGCACCTGCGCCACCGAGGCCGAGGTGGCCGAGGCGTTGGACGCCTTCGGTGCGCCCTACGTGGTGAAGGACGACGGGCTCGCCGCGGGCAAGGGGGTCGTCGTCACCGAGGACCGTGACGCCGCCCTGGCGCACGCGCGCGAGTGCCTGGCCAAGGACGAGGGTCGGGTCGTCGTCGAGGACTTCCTCGACGGCCCGGAGGCGTCGTTGTTCTGCGTCTGCGACGGCCGGACGGTCGTGCCGCTGGCCCTGGCGCAGGACTTCAAGCGCGTCAGCGACGGAGACACCGGTCCGAACACCGGTGGCATGGGGGCCTACTCGCCGCTGACCTGGGCCCCGGAGGGGCTGGTCGAGGACGTCGTGGCGCGGGTCGCCCGGCCGACGGTCGACGAGATGGCCCGGCGCGGCACCCCCTTCGTCGGTGTGCTGTACGTCGGGCTGGCACTCACCTCCCGCGGTCCGCGGGTCGTGGAGTTCAACGCTCGCTTCGGCGACCCGGAGACCCAGGTCGTGCTCGCCCGCCTCACCGACCCGCTGGGGACCCTGCTCCTCGCGGCCGCGACCGGACGCCTCGGCGAGCTGCCGCCCCTGACCTGGCGCCCGGAGCACGCGGTCACCGTGGTCGTCGCCTCGCAGGGCTACCCCGCGAGCCCGGTCACCGGGGGCCCGATCACCTGGCTGGAGGACCTCGACCGCGCCTACGTCCTGCACGCCGGGACCGCCCGGGACACCGACGGCCGGCTGGTGTCCGCGGGCGGCCGGGTGCTGTCCGTGGTCGCGCTGGGCGCCGACCTCGCCCAGGCCCGCGAGCGCGCCTATGCCGCGGTGGACCGCGTCGGGCTCCCGGGCTCCCACCACCGCACCGACATCGCCCTGGCCGCCCAGCGCGGCGAGATCACCTGCTGAGAAAGGCCCCTCGATGACCGCGCCCCTGCTGCCCGGCTACGCCCACGTCTACTCCGGCAAGGTCCGTGATCTCTACGCGCCGCTCGGGGACGACGGCGCGCCCCGCGAGGACCGGCTGCTGCTCGTGGCCAGCGACCGCATCTCGGCGTACGACTTCGTGCTCGAGACGCCGATCCCCGACAAGGGCGCGGTGCTCACCCAGCTCAGCCTGTGGTGGTTCGAGCAGCTCCAGGACCTGGTGCCCAACCACGTCGTCTCCACGGACGTGCCGGGTGAGGTCGCCGGGCGGGCCGTGCTCGTGGAGCGGCTCGACATGGTGCCGGTGGAGTGCATCGGCCGGGCCTACCTCACCGGGGGCGGGCTGGAGGAGTATCGCGCCGCCGGATCGGTGTGCGGCGTCGCGCTCCCCGAGGGGCTCACCGACGGCTCCGAGCTGCCGTCGCCGATCTTCACCCCCACCACCAAGGCCCCGGTGGGCGAGCACGACCAGCCCATGACCTATGCCGAGGTCGAGGCGCAGGTGGGGGCTCCCCTCGCGGCGCGCCTGCGGGACCTGACCACGCGGATCCTGGCCCGGGGCAACGACATCGCCCGCGAGCGCGGCATCCTGCTCGCCGACACCAAGGTGGAGTACGGCCTGCGGCCGGTCGAGGGCGGCGAGCCCGAGGTCGTCCTGGCCGACGAGGTGCTGACGCCGGACTCGAGCCGCTTCTGGCCTGCGGCGTCCTGGCGCCCGGGCAGCGCGCAGGAGTCGTACGACAAGCAGTACGTCCGCGACTGGCTGACCTCGGACCGGTCCGGCTGGGACCGCCGCTCGGGGGAGCAGCCGCCGGCGCTGCCCGCGGAGGTCATCGAGCGCACCCGCGCCAAGTACGTCGAGGCCTACGAGGCGCTCACGGGCCGGACCTTCTCCGCCTGAACGACTCGGTGCGGTGCGGCGGGTCCCGCCGACGGGACCCGCCGCACCGCACCGTGGCCATGGTCGCTGCTCGTGCTCCGGCCTGGGGGAAGGCGGGGGCGGAAGGTGGGCGCGGTTCTGGGAGTTGGACGCAATCTGTCACCTGAATCCATCTCCGATGCCACGCTGTGCCCCTGGCCGTTACCAGAATGGTGATGCGTCGTCCGTGCGGGTGTACGACTCGCGCTCGGATAACACTCTGTGCTGACTGCTGAGTAGGCTCAGGCACGCGCCCGGCCCGGGCCGTCCCTGCAGATGGCGGTCAACGCGCGTTGCCGGGAGCGTCACACCAGATCACGGGAGTCCCAACATGTCGGTGCAGTCCGCCGTCCAGCCCACGGGTGCCGAGCATCACTTCGGCGTCGACGAGCTGTTCTTCTCGACGACCGACCGCAAGGGTGTCATCGAGCAGGCCAACTCGACCTTCGTGCGGTTGTCGCACTACACGCACGAGGAGCTGGTCGGGTCTCCCCACAACATCGTCCGGCACCCCGACATGCCCGGCGGCGCCTTCAAGCTCGTCTGGGACGAGCTCCTGGCCGGACGACCGGCCTGCGCCTACGTGAACAACCTCGCCAAGGACGGCGGCAGCTACTGGGTCTTCGCGACCCTGCTGCCGCTCGGCGAGGGCTTCCTGTCGGTCCGGATGCGTCCGCTGGCCAAGGACTTCTGGGACGCCTCGCGCAACCTCTACCACTTCGCCAACCCGGCCGAGCGGCGGGCCCGCGAGGAGGGTGCCTCCCGCCACGACGCCGCCGTCAAGGGCGCCGAGACGCTGGCCCACGGGCTGTCCTCCCTCGGGATCCCCTCCTTCGAGGCCTTCACCCGGACCACCCTGCCCGCGGAGATGGCGCAGCACGCGCTCTACAGCGAGGGCCTGCCCCAGCGTCCGGAGGCCACCGGGCCCCTGGCGGACATCCTCGAGTGCATGCACGCCCTCGACGACGAGACCGCCCTGCTGGTCGACCAGCTCGACGAGTACGCCGCCGTGGCCGGTGAGCTCCGGGCCACCGCGGCCACCGCCACCCCCACCATCGAGCGCCTTGCCTCCGTGATGCGCTCGGCCCGGGAGGGTGCCGCCTCCGTCAGCGAGCAGGCACCGGAGCTGGTCACCCTCGCCGAGGAGATGGGTGAGCGGGCCGGCTCGGCCTCCGGCGAGCTCACCGAGCTCTCCCCGCGGCTCAGCTCCCTGGAGGACCAGGTCGGGCGGATGCGGCTGCGCATCGCCCTGCTGCGGCTGCACAACATCATGGTGGGCACCTTCGCCGCCGAGCTGATCGACGGCAACCGGCCCACCGAGGACATCAGGGACACCCGCGAGTCGATGCGGCTGCTGTGCGAGGCGCTCGGGGAGGGCGCCCAGGCCGTGGCGACCGACGTGCGGGAGGTGCGCGAGCAGATGGGCGTGGTGCCGGACCAGATCCGGGCTGCCGTGCGCGAGGTCGACCGCTTCCGTCGCCCGCTCTACAAGTGGCAGGACATGTGCGCCGAGAGCGGTGTCACCGACCAGATGGCCGAGGCCACCGCGTCCATGGAGGCCCAGACCCAGCAG
Encoded here:
- a CDS encoding helix-turn-helix transcriptional regulator, encoding MTAYLRSLGISSGAERLYRQILRGAPVGIPELADQLGWELAPLRRAVVPLLDLGLVTETDDGVLLTDDPRATIGRLLEGEFGEVRRRQGDLERTRNALAHFAADHDASRSGARRPTWEVVPADLMNGVVLESIRSSTGAIRSSAITADWSPDGIDQVLEQSRATTASGREMRSLYPMTALSSPSARIWMSRFAAVGEKQRLVRDPLSEFVVFGHDLVIATTEWASVQADYVKVRDPMLVQTFLNLFELAWAAGMTPPDESADDADDRRLLTLLAAGHKDEAIARHLGVSLRTVRRRVATLMDELGVSTRFQLGMAVARQPRQR
- a CDS encoding chorismate mutase; protein product: MTQPTNPLTASEDPVLSSYRQSIDNIDAALVHLLAERFKITQKVGEYKATAELPPADPAREERQIARLRALAESAQLDPEFGEKFLRL
- a CDS encoding PAS domain-containing protein — encoded protein: MSVQSAVQPTGAEHHFGVDELFFSTTDRKGVIEQANSTFVRLSHYTHEELVGSPHNIVRHPDMPGGAFKLVWDELLAGRPACAYVNNLAKDGGSYWVFATLLPLGEGFLSVRMRPLAKDFWDASRNLYHFANPAERRAREEGASRHDAAVKGAETLAHGLSSLGIPSFEAFTRTTLPAEMAQHALYSEGLPQRPEATGPLADILECMHALDDETALLVDQLDEYAAVAGELRATAATATPTIERLASVMRSAREGAASVSEQAPELVTLAEEMGERAGSASGELTELSPRLSSLEDQVGRMRLRIALLRLHNIMVGTFAAELIDGNRPTEDIRDTRESMRLLCEALGEGAQAVATDVREVREQMGVVPDQIRAAVREVDRFRRPLYKWQDMCAESGVTDQMAEATASMEAQTQQGFSELEQLSSLAARLRLLDIPFDEQAIRGDIDAIRADLAQG
- a CDS encoding adenylosuccinate synthase, whose protein sequence is MPGIVLVGAQWGDEGKGKATDLLGPEIDYVVKFNGGNNAGHTVVIDGEKYALHLLPSGILTPGVTPVIGNGVVVDLGVLMEELDGLEARGIDTSRLRVSANAHVIASYNTTMDKVGERFLGKRKIGTTGRGIGPTYADKMNRIGIRVQDLFDESILRQKVEAALVSKNQMLTKLYNRRAIEPEVVVQELLSYVERLRPMVADTSLEISQALDAGKVVLCEAGQATLLDVDHGTYPYVTSSNATSGGACTGAGIPPTRVDRVIAILKAFTTRVGEGPFPTELHDEVGDRLREIGHEFGTTTGRPRRIGWLDVVVGRYATRINGVTDVVITKLDNLDTFAEIPVCVAYEINGERVDEMPVSQSDFHHAKPIYETLPGWQEDITGCRSFEELPENARRYVEFVEQQVGARVSVIGVGPGRDEVIVRHDLLGRD
- the purD gene encoding phosphoribosylamine--glycine ligase, with amino-acid sequence MKVLVVGTGAREHAIVHALVQDPGVESVTAAPGNPGIAEIATCADLPGAVTDGAAVADLAERLAVDLVVIGPEAPLVAGVADVLRERGIAVFGPSARAARLEGSKAFAKEVMAAAGVPTAQARTCATEAEVAEALDAFGAPYVVKDDGLAAGKGVVVTEDRDAALAHARECLAKDEGRVVVEDFLDGPEASLFCVCDGRTVVPLALAQDFKRVSDGDTGPNTGGMGAYSPLTWAPEGLVEDVVARVARPTVDEMARRGTPFVGVLYVGLALTSRGPRVVEFNARFGDPETQVVLARLTDPLGTLLLAAATGRLGELPPLTWRPEHAVTVVVASQGYPASPVTGGPITWLEDLDRAYVLHAGTARDTDGRLVSAGGRVLSVVALGADLAQARERAYAAVDRVGLPGSHHRTDIALAAQRGEITC
- a CDS encoding HelD family protein, encoding MTDLHQPTAPSADEALRGELAVEQGHVDRVYSELDRASQRARLLETEGLSRGRTDRVGDVRDEEASALFERDALMFNAARRRASLENQYEGLVFGRLDIEHPPGPGQGREVRYVGRLGVRDAEYEPLVIDWRAPAAAPFYRATPAAPMDVVRRRVLRCRGDRVLGVEDDLMVPVAPDDIVVVGDGALMAALTRSRGAQMRDIVATIQQHQDEAIRAEARGVTEITGGPGTGKTVVALHRAAYLLYSDRRRFESGGVLVVGPSAAYTAYIERVLPSLGEDSVSLRALGDLVDGISTDRVDEQGAAAVKGSLRMRTVLARASRGRDPQAPTELRVMVAGHPLRLDAKALDQVRATVLRRHRRNGSWQAAVEALGQALWQRVLQQAPGSDRDEFFEAYDDHLDVEAFLRRWWRPLDPREVVLWLAQPDVLARHARGLLSPQEQALVVGSLEVALTTGTWSIADVALVDEVSSRIGIVDDLPSEERGFYEIEELDGVEQYGVSEVIVGGHRLQAPEPRAEVSPSTARERLLAGRIGEHDDYAHILVDEAQDASPMQWRALGRRGRRASWTVVGDAAQASWPVPEEAAEARLEAWREVEPRRFHMTTNYRNASEIFEYAARVIREHVPDADIPVAVRETGVDPVDRTVPAAALTEEVATAARRLLDEVEGLVTVILPPSHADLLPALDSLGDRVVAIDPLSTKGLEYDATVVVDPDAIVRETAGGIRTLYVTLTRAAHRMTVLRPA
- a CDS encoding phosphoribosylaminoimidazolesuccinocarboxamide synthase gives rise to the protein MTAPLLPGYAHVYSGKVRDLYAPLGDDGAPREDRLLLVASDRISAYDFVLETPIPDKGAVLTQLSLWWFEQLQDLVPNHVVSTDVPGEVAGRAVLVERLDMVPVECIGRAYLTGGGLEEYRAAGSVCGVALPEGLTDGSELPSPIFTPTTKAPVGEHDQPMTYAEVEAQVGAPLAARLRDLTTRILARGNDIARERGILLADTKVEYGLRPVEGGEPEVVLADEVLTPDSSRFWPAASWRPGSAQESYDKQYVRDWLTSDRSGWDRRSGEQPPALPAEVIERTRAKYVEAYEALTGRTFSA